In the Exiguobacterium aurantiacum genome, one interval contains:
- a CDS encoding type I restriction-modification system subunit M → MELNALKNWLFEAANILRGPVDQSDYKAYIFPLLFLKRISDVYDEEKAEAIKLYGEDFLDEHRFVIPTECHWQDIRKVTTDLGQKIQSSMRKIEAANPDSLYGIFGDTQWTNKDKLSDALLIDLIEHFSEKNLNNENVNPNTMGDAYEFLIERFADLSNKKAGEFYTPRSVVRLMTMILDPQEKMSIYDPACGTGGMLLEAIDYLKKQGREYRNLKLYGNEKNLTTSAIAKINMFLHDITDFEIVRTDTLKNPTFFEEDKLKKFDLVIANPPFSLKNWGREEWENDERNYLGVLPPKTNGDFAWILHMLKSLKENGKMAVVLPHGVLFRSAAEQKIRKELIDNDYFETIIGLGPNLFYGTLISTSIIVLNKNKPKIKKNKVQFIDGSDLYKSGKAQNFMFDEHINKIYELYTSYENKEGLTAIATSGEIAKEDYNLTLTRYIKKLKVEDTVTLNETYEEMLKAYTLSEQADDEVLEMLLQMEEI, encoded by the coding sequence ATGGAATTAAACGCATTAAAGAACTGGCTATTTGAAGCAGCAAATATCTTAAGAGGACCTGTCGATCAATCTGATTATAAAGCATATATTTTTCCTTTACTTTTTTTAAAGAGAATCTCAGATGTTTACGATGAAGAGAAAGCCGAAGCAATAAAACTGTACGGAGAAGATTTTTTAGATGAACATCGTTTTGTTATTCCAACAGAATGTCATTGGCAAGATATTCGTAAAGTAACAACAGATCTTGGCCAAAAAATTCAATCATCTATGCGGAAAATTGAAGCAGCTAACCCTGATTCCTTATATGGTATTTTTGGCGATACTCAATGGACTAATAAAGATAAATTATCTGATGCTTTACTAATAGATTTGATTGAGCATTTTTCTGAAAAAAATCTAAATAACGAAAATGTTAATCCAAATACTATGGGTGACGCTTATGAATTTTTAATTGAAAGGTTTGCCGATTTGTCTAATAAAAAAGCTGGAGAATTTTATACTCCTCGTTCCGTTGTACGTTTAATGACAATGATTCTTGATCCACAAGAGAAAATGAGTATTTATGATCCAGCCTGTGGTACAGGGGGAATGTTATTAGAAGCTATCGATTACTTAAAAAAACAAGGAAGGGAGTACCGAAATCTTAAGCTATATGGAAACGAAAAAAACTTAACCACTTCTGCTATAGCGAAAATCAATATGTTCTTACATGATATTACGGATTTTGAAATTGTAAGAACAGATACTTTAAAGAATCCTACATTCTTTGAAGAAGACAAGTTAAAGAAATTCGATTTAGTTATTGCTAATCCTCCTTTTTCTTTAAAAAACTGGGGAAGAGAAGAATGGGAGAATGACGAAAGAAATTACCTTGGTGTTCTTCCACCTAAAACAAATGGAGATTTTGCATGGATACTACACATGTTAAAAAGTTTGAAGGAAAACGGGAAAATGGCAGTTGTACTTCCACATGGGGTTCTTTTTCGTTCAGCAGCAGAACAAAAAATACGAAAAGAATTAATAGATAATGATTATTTTGAAACAATCATTGGTCTAGGACCTAACTTGTTTTACGGAACTTTAATCAGCACCTCTATCATTGTATTAAATAAAAATAAGCCTAAAATAAAAAAGAACAAAGTCCAATTTATTGATGGGTCCGATTTATATAAATCAGGAAAAGCTCAAAATTTCATGTTTGATGAACATATTAATAAAATTTATGAACTTTACACTTCCTATGAGAATAAAGAAGGATTAACAGCTATTGCAACTAGTGGGGAAATCGCAAAAGAAGATTATAATCTTACGTTGACTCGTTACATTAAGAAATTGAAGGTAGAAGATACCGTTACACTTAATGAAACTTATGAAGAGATGCTAAAAGCTTACACATTAAGTGAACAAGCAGATGATGAAGTACTGGAAATGTTATTACAAATGGAGGAAATTTAA
- a CDS encoding HNH endonuclease domain-containing protein: MNTFTEFHPSLDSYFRSIILFGRNVASYKFAMAKSLLELNQHHTNTFISLEDVSIPFAHHVCEHLKISDKQATSSSSKFLDICRGYNAGSVSHEQLIDATKKLGFVNVLDAFHNVSNGTLPVSFFEVQKHGKTKGIVLTDDLYNVLQSVQSENFALEVEARWRLVETAWSLNIAPSLLNVKHDSIKEQFFIQETDRHKRINITSSRDALNGYQKGKCFYCFRDISIQSGNLNLADVDHFIPHTLGTEFEENLNGVWNLVLACQSCNRGENGKFARIPSLEYLERLHRRNEFFIESHHPLRETLLNQTGASTDARIKYLQVMYNLSVSFSGGIRWKPTFELPASF; encoded by the coding sequence ATGAATACTTTTACAGAATTCCACCCTTCTTTGGACTCTTATTTTCGCTCAATCATTCTTTTCGGCCGAAATGTTGCCTCTTATAAATTCGCCATGGCAAAATCTCTGTTAGAGTTAAATCAACATCACACGAATACATTTATTTCTCTTGAAGATGTATCTATTCCATTCGCTCATCATGTATGTGAACACTTAAAAATAAGTGATAAACAAGCTACCTCTTCATCAAGTAAATTTTTAGACATTTGTCGAGGATATAACGCCGGAAGTGTATCACATGAACAATTAATTGATGCCACTAAAAAACTTGGATTCGTAAATGTATTGGACGCATTTCATAATGTTAGCAATGGAACACTCCCTGTTTCCTTTTTCGAGGTACAAAAACACGGAAAAACTAAAGGAATCGTTTTAACCGATGACCTGTATAATGTTTTACAATCTGTTCAATCTGAGAATTTTGCACTAGAAGTAGAGGCAAGATGGCGATTAGTTGAAACAGCTTGGAGCCTAAATATCGCTCCTTCTCTATTAAATGTGAAACACGATTCCATTAAAGAACAGTTCTTTATCCAAGAAACGGACCGACATAAACGAATCAATATTACTTCTTCTAGGGATGCTTTGAACGGCTATCAAAAAGGAAAATGTTTTTACTGTTTCCGTGACATTAGTATTCAATCAGGGAACCTGAATTTAGCTGATGTTGATCACTTCATTCCTCATACTTTAGGCACCGAATTTGAAGAGAATTTGAATGGTGTTTGGAACTTAGTGTTAGCATGCCAAAGCTGTAACCGAGGAGAGAATGGCAAATTTGCACGCATCCCTTCACTTGAATATTTGGAACGGCTTCATCGAAGAAATGAATTCTTCATCGAAAGTCATCATCCATTACGCGAAACGTTACTTAACCAAACTGGTGCTTCCACTGACGCACGCATTAAGTATCTACAGGTGATGTATAACTTAAGTGTGTCTTTCTCGGGCGGAATACGTTGGAAACCTACTTTCGAATTACCAGCTTCTTTTTAG
- a CDS encoding protein rep, with the protein MSNTARYKSFKQFQTTQQRLAVEYHNIGKHNAAESLRQCSDVIMHSHCGEHEAQSKVRIQYCKNRFCPTCTVHRSHVLGQELRLVVDDLHDNGVRQENWIFLTLTIRNCEVSELAGEIDNMMRSWQRFSQRKSFRTAVKGWFRAFELTYNKEEQTYHPHFHVLINTNASYFSGKYYISQKEWQRLWKESLNVDYDPIVDVRRVKSKTQQSSKGLVGSILEVCKYPMKVNDLSSVLRQGDFQVYEEALFKRRIIAFGGNLKETLKVVRAKKDKSDGTCEVCGMTMQKDVYVWSTETQNYQSCS; encoded by the coding sequence TTGAGTAATACAGCAAGATACAAGTCTTTTAAACAATTTCAAACAACGCAACAGCGACTCGCTGTTGAATATCATAACATTGGGAAGCACAATGCTGCGGAGTCACTTCGGCAGTGTAGTGACGTCATAATGCACAGTCACTGTGGAGAACATGAGGCTCAATCTAAAGTAAGAATTCAGTATTGTAAGAATCGCTTTTGTCCGACATGTACAGTTCATCGATCTCATGTCCTTGGGCAAGAATTACGTCTCGTAGTAGATGATCTCCATGACAACGGAGTAAGGCAAGAAAATTGGATATTTTTAACGTTAACGATTCGAAATTGTGAAGTGAGCGAGTTAGCTGGAGAGATCGATAATATGATGAGAAGTTGGCAACGATTCTCTCAGCGAAAATCATTTAGAACCGCAGTGAAAGGTTGGTTTCGTGCTTTTGAACTTACCTATAACAAAGAAGAGCAGACGTATCATCCCCATTTTCATGTGTTGATTAATACAAATGCGTCTTACTTTTCAGGTAAGTACTATATATCCCAAAAAGAATGGCAGCGGTTGTGGAAAGAAAGTTTGAATGTCGATTATGATCCTATAGTTGACGTGCGTCGCGTGAAATCAAAAACACAACAGAGTTCTAAAGGGCTGGTGGGGTCTATTTTAGAAGTGTGTAAGTACCCTATGAAAGTGAATGATTTATCCAGTGTTTTGAGACAGGGTGATTTTCAAGTGTATGAAGAGGCTCTTTTCAAACGGAGAATCATTGCTTTTGGAGGGAATTTAAAAGAGACATTAAAAGTGGTGAGAGCTAAGAAAGATAAATCTGATGGCACATGTGAAGTTTGTGGAATGACCATGCAAAAAGATGTCTATGTATGGTCTACAGAAACTCAGAACTATCAGAGTTGTTCATAA
- a CDS encoding DNA/RNA helicase domain-containing protein — MNHGWSGSFQDFLDISQDSFLQRLQRTIPDASESQIKAWVDSFHKLQVLFYTFPNLKGSLIFEYQLIRGGGRRPDVILLIEHHLIVIECKSYNEVSQAELIQTSLYVRDLANYHSAVLASNVKVSGILLLTGDTSDRVTNDPNHNIFIASLIGLSRVIQKVSKENHSHVLSLSHFLSGHYQPSPSVLEAARSIMKNEELPRVRALQSSNFENVHETIRSIIHYAQAHHEHHLVLITGEPGAGKTYLGMLVAHEFDNAVYLTGNAPLVDVLQDTLQNETFVQSLYNYKMEYLKHERVPYEHIIIFDEAQRAWDANKVDASLEKTTVGKRQLSEPDIIMNIATQGKPWSVTIGLVGEGQEIYSGEEGGLPLWNQAIQGKNVIVHYKDPASLFKHATHISKEEHLHLNTSLRSHTALNYSNFVSNFIEGNFAEALAFTQDLDTSHFHLRVTRDLDKALSVINELYTDDFKTAGVVYASGRDHQKQVTVLPWNSRYEIPSKIVQFFNRPDSEYHCRTLNYAITEFQSQGLELDFALLHWDDDFYIKDSEWRGQYFQKNVKHPLQIKRNAYRVNLTRGRDGIVVYIPSKSILDETWYMLTKNLKIPEL; from the coding sequence ATGAACCATGGTTGGTCTGGATCATTTCAAGATTTTTTAGACATTTCACAGGACTCATTTCTTCAGCGGTTACAACGAACAATCCCAGATGCATCGGAAAGTCAGATTAAGGCCTGGGTCGATTCATTTCATAAATTACAAGTGCTATTTTATACTTTTCCTAATTTGAAAGGTTCACTTATTTTTGAGTATCAGTTAATTCGGGGAGGTGGGCGACGACCCGATGTCATCCTGTTAATCGAACATCATTTAATTGTCATCGAGTGCAAAAGTTACAATGAAGTCTCCCAAGCAGAGCTCATTCAAACTTCCCTTTATGTTCGTGACCTTGCAAACTACCATTCTGCAGTTTTAGCATCTAACGTAAAGGTTTCAGGAATTTTGTTACTTACAGGTGATACGAGTGATCGCGTGACAAACGATCCAAACCACAATATTTTCATCGCTTCACTTATTGGTTTATCTCGAGTAATCCAAAAAGTAAGCAAAGAAAATCATTCTCACGTATTAAGTCTGAGTCATTTTCTATCGGGTCACTATCAACCTTCCCCATCTGTATTGGAAGCCGCTCGTTCAATCATGAAGAATGAAGAGTTACCTCGTGTTCGAGCTCTACAAAGTTCAAATTTCGAAAATGTTCATGAAACAATACGAAGCATTATTCACTATGCGCAAGCACACCATGAACATCACCTCGTTTTAATAACCGGCGAGCCAGGTGCAGGTAAAACTTACTTAGGGATGTTAGTGGCTCATGAATTTGATAATGCGGTATATCTGACAGGAAACGCCCCATTAGTAGACGTATTACAAGATACACTCCAAAATGAGACATTTGTACAAAGCCTTTATAACTACAAAATGGAGTATTTAAAGCATGAGCGAGTCCCTTACGAACATATCATTATTTTTGATGAAGCACAGCGGGCATGGGATGCGAATAAGGTAGACGCGTCCTTAGAGAAAACAACAGTTGGAAAGCGTCAATTAAGCGAACCCGATATTATCATGAATATTGCTACGCAGGGTAAACCTTGGAGCGTGACAATCGGACTCGTTGGTGAAGGACAGGAAATATACTCGGGAGAAGAAGGGGGACTTCCTTTATGGAATCAAGCTATTCAAGGTAAGAATGTAATCGTCCACTACAAAGATCCCGCTTCCTTGTTTAAGCATGCTACGCACATCTCTAAAGAGGAACATCTTCACTTAAATACGTCTTTACGATCACATACTGCGCTAAACTATTCGAACTTCGTCTCCAATTTCATTGAAGGAAACTTCGCAGAGGCTTTAGCATTTACTCAGGATCTAGACACTTCACACTTCCACTTGCGCGTAACACGCGATTTGGATAAAGCCCTATCCGTGATCAATGAGTTGTATACTGACGATTTCAAAACAGCAGGAGTAGTGTACGCAAGCGGACGAGATCATCAAAAACAAGTTACAGTTCTTCCATGGAACTCACGCTATGAAATACCCTCAAAAATCGTGCAATTTTTTAATAGACCGGACTCAGAATATCACTGCAGAACACTGAATTATGCAATTACGGAGTTTCAGTCGCAAGGACTTGAACTCGATTTTGCTCTCTTACATTGGGATGATGATTTCTACATAAAAGATAGTGAGTGGCGTGGTCAATACTTCCAAAAAAATGTGAAGCACCCGCTTCAAATCAAACGCAATGCTTATCGTGTGAATTTAACGCGCGGCCGTGATGGAATTGTTGTATACATCCCCTCAAAGTCAATACTTGATGAAACATGGTACATGCTTACGAAAAATTTAAAAATTCCAGAGCTATAA
- a CDS encoding McrC family protein, which translates to MKKSNVIEVLEYDTLSVSGPGSIDQKSFDQLEQMILQMNAMNGDAAIDFLSLSAKRGVGKVIRAKNYVGVLQFTSQQQLQILPKIHGVTKAESKIILLKMLKTLGEFPSKTFNVANLSIEKMPIFELFITLYIREVQSILRKGLQSSYYSVEDNLTVYKGKMNFSKQIRHNLTHKERFYVAYDEFGLNRAENRLLKTTLVYLNKQSTNEANRKAIKQLLHHFDAVETSLSIDHDFLQVHVSRNMVHYENALKWAKVFLKSQSFTSFSGDTTMNSLLYPMERLFESYVGKSLKHLLHNSDWNISLQDRAYYLFEKKFALRPDIVIRHRDKNQTIVIDTKWKVLENKPNRNYGVSQADMYQMYAYGKKYNATKVFVMYPIHDGFDPDQVIQFKSDDNVEVNILFVQCERIETSLLSFKNKYLI; encoded by the coding sequence ATGAAAAAATCTAATGTTATTGAAGTGTTAGAATACGATACTTTATCGGTGAGCGGACCGGGCAGCATCGATCAAAAATCTTTCGATCAACTAGAACAGATGATTCTGCAGATGAATGCAATGAATGGAGACGCAGCAATTGATTTTCTATCGCTTTCTGCTAAGCGCGGAGTTGGAAAAGTAATTCGAGCTAAAAACTATGTAGGTGTCTTACAATTTACTAGTCAGCAACAGCTCCAAATTCTCCCTAAAATTCATGGAGTAACTAAGGCAGAATCAAAAATAATATTATTAAAAATGCTTAAAACACTAGGTGAGTTTCCTAGTAAGACATTTAATGTAGCAAATTTAAGTATCGAAAAAATGCCTATTTTTGAATTGTTCATCACATTGTATATAAGAGAAGTTCAAAGCATTCTTCGAAAGGGCCTTCAATCGAGTTACTACTCAGTCGAAGATAACTTAACTGTATATAAGGGTAAAATGAATTTTTCAAAACAAATAAGACATAACTTAACTCATAAAGAGCGGTTTTACGTAGCATATGACGAATTTGGACTGAATCGAGCAGAAAATCGGTTGTTGAAAACCACACTCGTCTACCTTAACAAACAATCTACTAATGAGGCGAATCGAAAGGCGATTAAACAACTACTTCATCACTTTGATGCTGTTGAAACATCACTATCGATTGACCATGATTTCTTACAGGTTCATGTAAGTCGCAATATGGTCCATTACGAAAATGCTCTAAAGTGGGCCAAAGTGTTTTTAAAAAGTCAAAGTTTTACTAGTTTTTCAGGAGATACAACAATGAATTCATTGTTATATCCTATGGAGCGCTTGTTTGAGAGTTATGTAGGAAAGTCTTTAAAGCACCTCCTTCATAACTCTGATTGGAATATATCTCTACAAGATCGAGCATACTATTTATTTGAAAAGAAATTTGCGCTGCGGCCAGATATCGTCATTCGTCATCGTGATAAAAACCAAACTATCGTCATTGATACGAAGTGGAAAGTGTTAGAGAATAAGCCCAATCGAAATTATGGAGTCTCTCAAGCTGACATGTATCAAATGTACGCATATGGAAAAAAATATAATGCGACTAAGGTTTTTGTAATGTATCCAATACATGATGGATTTGATCCGGATCAAGTAATTCAATTTAAGAGTGATGATAATGTAGAAGTAAATATTTTGTTTGTGCAATGTGAAAGGATAGAAACCAGTCTTTTATCTTTTAAAAATAAGTATCTGATCTAG
- a CDS encoding AAA family ATPase, whose translation MNSEINFNAILMHLSNYAGAKYTRPDKTTDEMKPEILARKKSGGEAADELHKLALLFAETYQLVSSSKSKWLDGANTSVRHYLWSQLKDKKYTAYPSSISIFAEKINQQVQFCIAVELDQKNATVEDINRHHRLLDYRLTEDAHYSYKITTATNVDFINHNETVEEIKEKLRTKEYKKVQLVYILTLSDIEERQLSNDDILRELTISFQYLKDCYQYILQDIKPSDNDQNTTKKIGVLQPMHSKNTILYGPPGTGKTFHTILHAVSIIDGKPLSTLQNEPYENVLNRYNTLKRNNRIVFTTFHQSYGYEEFIEGIKPTLEDDQTQIEYQIQSGIFKEFCEIAQEVDIVSEHMHVKSSAQVWKVSLGGSGANAVKRDCFEHDRIRIGWDHFGEDYLDSPKEPEGNTQNILNDFYNEMKIGDLVFSLKDQKHIDAIGVIVGDPEWLDSEADYITDKKNNLVTHYKRSRKVEWIAKNINENIFELNKRKNLTLNTVYRLKRISLNDAQELLQKYLPQQAEPVSKNQEPYVFIIDEINRGNISKIFGELITLIEPSKRLGANEEMTVQLPYSKAEFGVPDNVYILGTMNTADRSIALMDTALRRRFQFIEMMPDAQVLSGAMVGSINIEKMLKVMNHRIEVLYDREHTLGHAYFIPLKNDPSLETLSKIFINAIIPLLQEYFYEDYSKIQMILGDNAKEDHLKFIQDFEISTQDIFKGTPEIDLPEKKYALQLSAFSNPESYREIYE comes from the coding sequence ATGAACTCTGAGATTAATTTTAATGCGATTCTAATGCATTTATCTAACTATGCAGGTGCAAAGTATACTCGTCCTGATAAAACTACTGACGAGATGAAACCTGAGATTTTAGCGCGTAAAAAGAGCGGTGGTGAAGCAGCAGACGAACTACATAAACTTGCCTTATTGTTTGCTGAAACGTATCAACTTGTCTCCTCAAGTAAGTCTAAATGGCTAGACGGGGCTAATACATCCGTTCGTCATTATTTATGGAGCCAACTTAAAGACAAAAAGTATACAGCTTATCCGTCCAGCATCTCCATTTTTGCCGAAAAAATAAATCAACAAGTACAGTTTTGCATAGCGGTCGAATTAGATCAAAAAAATGCGACAGTAGAGGACATCAATCGACATCACCGATTGTTAGACTATCGACTTACTGAAGATGCACACTATTCATATAAAATCACGACAGCCACTAACGTAGATTTTATTAATCACAATGAAACAGTGGAAGAGATAAAAGAAAAATTAAGAACGAAAGAATATAAAAAAGTCCAACTCGTGTATATTTTGACTCTGTCAGATATTGAGGAGCGACAGTTATCTAATGATGATATTCTACGTGAGTTAACTATTTCATTTCAGTACTTGAAGGATTGCTATCAGTATATTCTTCAGGATATAAAACCATCTGACAACGATCAAAACACTACAAAGAAGATAGGGGTTCTACAACCAATGCATTCAAAAAACACCATCTTATATGGGCCTCCTGGGACAGGGAAGACATTCCACACAATTCTCCATGCAGTAAGTATCATAGATGGAAAACCGTTAAGTACACTGCAAAATGAACCTTACGAAAATGTCTTAAACCGATACAATACTTTAAAGCGTAATAATCGTATTGTATTTACGACATTCCATCAATCATATGGATACGAAGAATTTATTGAAGGAATCAAGCCAACTTTAGAAGATGACCAAACTCAAATTGAATATCAAATTCAATCAGGAATTTTTAAAGAATTTTGTGAAATAGCTCAAGAGGTAGATATTGTTTCCGAGCATATGCACGTAAAAAGTAGTGCGCAAGTTTGGAAAGTGTCTCTTGGCGGAAGTGGAGCTAATGCCGTCAAACGAGATTGCTTTGAACATGATCGAATTCGAATTGGTTGGGACCACTTTGGAGAAGATTACCTAGATAGTCCGAAAGAGCCCGAAGGAAACACGCAAAACATTCTTAATGATTTTTATAATGAAATGAAAATCGGAGATCTTGTATTTTCATTGAAAGATCAAAAGCATATTGATGCGATTGGTGTGATTGTTGGGGATCCAGAATGGTTGGATTCAGAAGCAGACTACATAACAGATAAAAAAAATAACTTAGTCACTCATTACAAAAGAAGCCGAAAAGTTGAATGGATTGCGAAAAATATTAATGAAAACATCTTTGAATTAAACAAGCGTAAAAATTTAACGTTAAATACGGTATACAGGTTGAAACGTATTTCTTTAAATGACGCACAAGAGCTGTTACAAAAGTATCTTCCTCAACAAGCAGAACCTGTTTCGAAAAATCAAGAGCCATATGTATTCATTATTGATGAAATAAACCGAGGGAATATATCAAAAATTTTTGGTGAATTGATTACACTCATTGAACCTTCGAAACGACTTGGAGCGAATGAAGAAATGACAGTCCAGCTTCCCTATTCGAAAGCTGAATTTGGAGTTCCAGATAATGTTTATATCTTAGGTACAATGAACACTGCGGATCGTTCTATTGCTTTGATGGATACTGCACTTAGAAGAAGATTTCAATTTATAGAAATGATGCCAGACGCGCAAGTATTATCAGGAGCTATGGTTGGTTCTATTAATATCGAAAAAATGCTGAAGGTGATGAACCATAGAATCGAAGTGCTCTATGACCGGGAGCATACGTTAGGACATGCATACTTTATACCGCTAAAAAATGATCCTTCGCTTGAAACATTGAGCAAAATTTTTATCAATGCGATTATCCCCTTATTACAAGAATACTTCTACGAAGACTATAGTAAGATTCAAATGATTCTTGGAGATAATGCAAAAGAGGATCACCTCAAGTTCATACAAGATTTCGAAATAAGTACCCAGGATATTTTTAAAGGGACACCTGAAATCGACTTGCCAGAAAAGAAATACGCTTTACAGTTATCTGCTTTTTCTAATCCTGAAAGTTATAGAGAGATCTATGAGTAA
- a CDS encoding competence protein CoiA family protein: MIKLSYAYNGSKLHHITEVSDRNKVYTCPFCKEKVWFRKGENREHHFAHEAHSNCSTSPETILHFHAKHYLADLISGSSTLNVEFQFLWSDHSKVLKDLSEMIPIQNEGTMRLFDILEYYGYFPEIGEIERKVGPYIVDVFAANEELQNSICFEIFVSHQIEPEKRAYFIEHQIPFIELIPKQFSTTHIEFTLHDYYLPGFFDEKINQMESNVLKYLFHTYKQELHVQLIQEDSILPELHLKKRAVQALRKELLDQPEIGMNNQKVFEGAHYLMCQAHNAVIKNEVTVKNIRYGKSKAGKPFLTINDGSYYVAAETNIFYDLLNKMMRRAEVTAYIGGWNDLSRDQIIGFDFPIPNLDKIEKAAKRVVDQTLSEFEFKIEKRLRQIESNEVK, from the coding sequence ATGATAAAGTTAAGTTATGCTTACAATGGTTCGAAATTACATCACATTACAGAAGTTAGCGATCGGAACAAGGTCTATACTTGCCCATTTTGTAAAGAGAAAGTTTGGTTTAGAAAGGGAGAAAACCGCGAACATCATTTTGCACATGAAGCGCACTCAAATTGTTCCACATCACCCGAAACGATATTACATTTTCATGCAAAGCATTACCTTGCAGATTTGATTAGTGGATCAAGTACATTAAACGTCGAATTTCAATTTTTATGGAGTGATCATTCTAAAGTACTAAAAGATTTAAGCGAAATGATACCCATTCAAAACGAAGGAACGATGCGACTTTTTGATATTTTGGAATACTACGGTTATTTTCCGGAGATTGGCGAAATCGAGAGAAAAGTAGGACCTTATATCGTGGATGTGTTTGCAGCTAATGAGGAACTGCAAAATAGTATTTGTTTTGAGATATTCGTAAGTCATCAAATTGAACCTGAAAAACGAGCATATTTTATTGAGCATCAAATCCCTTTCATTGAACTAATTCCAAAACAATTCAGTACAACACATATCGAATTTACACTTCACGATTATTACTTACCAGGTTTCTTTGACGAAAAAATTAATCAAATGGAATCAAATGTGCTGAAATATTTATTCCATACATATAAACAAGAATTACACGTACAGCTTATACAAGAAGACAGTATTCTGCCAGAGCTACACTTAAAAAAACGAGCTGTTCAAGCATTAAGAAAAGAGCTACTCGATCAACCCGAGATCGGAATGAATAATCAGAAAGTGTTTGAGGGTGCACATTATCTCATGTGCCAAGCGCATAATGCTGTAATTAAAAACGAGGTCACAGTAAAGAATATCCGTTACGGGAAATCAAAGGCAGGGAAGCCTTTCTTAACCATTAATGATGGCAGTTACTATGTTGCAGCGGAGACGAACATATTTTATGACTTACTAAATAAGATGATGCGAAGAGCAGAGGTGACAGCTTATATTGGGGGATGGAATGATTTATCTCGAGATCAAATTATAGGATTTGATTTTCCTATCCCAAATCTCGATAAAATTGAAAAAGCAGCAAAGAGAGTTGTGGATCAAACGCTAAGTGAATTTGAATTCAAAATTGAGAAAAGACTTCGTCAAATCGAATCAAATGAAGTGAAATGA
- a CDS encoding DUF6036 family nucleotidyltransferase: MTYSNQYKDVESIIDTLLVLDTFCATRDIEVEFVVVGASGILLFIEMMNKDAEYRPTRDIDIRVTEGVVTPELKEALYEYEIEIVEGVIQFPPREDFRENEFRHKIEGLFEAIDVYIPDIELLACTKIFSSRQKDLEDLEKTNLLELCDKDKLLELVEEYKGNMTWDDPFCNVHDLSRIFQEKGI, encoded by the coding sequence ATGACTTACTCCAATCAATACAAGGACGTGGAGAGTATCATCGATACCTTGCTCGTGCTTGATACGTTTTGCGCCACAAGAGACATCGAAGTCGAATTTGTCGTGGTTGGCGCATCAGGGATTCTTCTCTTCATTGAAATGATGAATAAAGATGCCGAGTATCGTCCGACGCGAGATATTGATATTCGCGTGACGGAGGGTGTTGTGACGCCTGAATTGAAAGAAGCACTTTATGAATACGAAATTGAAATTGTCGAAGGGGTGATTCAGTTCCCACCTCGGGAAGACTTTAGAGAAAATGAATTCCGTCATAAGATTGAAGGTCTGTTCGAGGCGATTGATGTATATATCCCTGACATTGAACTCTTAGCATGTACCAAGATCTTCTCCTCTCGCCAAAAGGATCTAGAGGATCTCGAAAAGACGAATCTATTGGAACTTTGCGATAAAGACAAACTTCTCGAACTTGTAGAAGAATACAAAGGTAACATGACGTGGGACGATCCATTTTGTAACGTGCATGACTTAAGTCGAATTTTTCAGGAAAAGGGTATATAA